A region from the Terriglobales bacterium genome encodes:
- a CDS encoding lipocalin-like domain-containing protein, with the protein TPSHSILNPSSRAPHLSDMKIKFFSLIALVIVGSLTAAAQSPSIVGTWALTAADKLLPDGTRSHDYGDAPHGLVIFTADGHYSVQIYREQRTKFASGDKTKGSPDEYKDASLGMSVHFGKYSVDPGKGTITFQIDRASFPNWDGTTQVRAFELKDDELSWKVPPRPDGSTPITVLKRIN; encoded by the coding sequence CACTCCGTCCCACTCGATCCTGAATCCTTCTTCCCGCGCGCCTCATCTTTCCGATATGAAAATTAAGTTCTTTTCTCTTATCGCTCTCGTTATCGTAGGCTCTCTCACAGCCGCTGCGCAATCGCCTTCCATCGTCGGCACCTGGGCCCTCACCGCCGCCGACAAGCTTCTCCCGGACGGCACTCGCTCCCATGATTACGGCGACGCTCCCCACGGTCTCGTGATCTTCACCGCAGATGGCCATTACTCCGTCCAGATCTATCGGGAACAGCGCACCAAGTTCGCTTCCGGCGACAAGACCAAGGGATCGCCCGATGAGTACAAGGACGCCAGTCTCGGAATGAGCGTCCATTTCGGCAAGTACAGCGTCGATCCCGGGAAAGGCACCATTACCTTCCAAATCGATCGCGCGTCGTTTCCCAATTGGGACGGCACCACACAGGTCCGCGCTTTCGAGTTGAAGGACGACGAGCTTTCCTGGAAGGTCCCGCCCCGCCCCGACGGCTCCACTCCCATCACCGTCCTCAAGCGGATCAATTAG
- a CDS encoding DVUA0089 family protein produces the protein MSHRAWVLLLLFLLYSVVTLNATSIFFSGNLRNDANVISCGSGCTLTSADSDAAWAQFAARVESFTVASTSTMDAISFSFGGGTSGTGAVVSAGGFSPYLSLFDSSGNFLASTYYGTYCPAGAQSFNGLCYDVKLDGGVLGPGTYSIAFSAYLNMSYAENWGSGTLADGFTGLGNFDGVTLDYAFDVNLTPVAIPEPATLALCAVGIAMLWRRRKAW, from the coding sequence ATGTCCCATCGTGCCTGGGTTTTGTTACTTCTCTTTCTCCTTTATTCCGTCGTCACTCTCAACGCTACAAGTATCTTCTTCAGCGGCAACCTGCGTAATGATGCCAACGTTATCTCTTGCGGGTCTGGCTGCACACTAACCTCTGCCGACAGCGACGCAGCATGGGCCCAGTTTGCTGCGCGGGTGGAGAGCTTCACAGTCGCCAGCACTTCCACCATGGACGCCATATCCTTCAGCTTCGGCGGAGGCACCAGTGGAACGGGGGCCGTTGTGTCCGCGGGCGGATTTTCGCCATACCTGAGCCTGTTCGACAGTTCCGGCAATTTCCTGGCGTCCACTTACTACGGCACGTATTGCCCAGCGGGAGCACAGTCCTTCAATGGACTTTGCTATGACGTCAAACTCGACGGCGGCGTGCTTGGTCCGGGCACGTACTCCATCGCATTCTCCGCGTACTTGAATATGTCCTATGCCGAGAACTGGGGCAGCGGAACCCTCGCCGATGGCTTCACTGGTTTGGGCAACTTCGATGGGGTGACGTTGGATTATGCGTTCGACGTAAACCTGACGCCCGTTGCAATTCCTGAACCTGCCACGTTGGCGCTATGCGCTGTGGGGATCGCGATGCTGTGGCGCAGGCGGAAGGCCTGGTGA